A genomic segment from Pseudobacteriovorax antillogorgiicola encodes:
- a CDS encoding acetyl/propionyl/methylcrotonyl-CoA carboxylase subunit alpha translates to MTQIKRLFIANRGEIARRIAQTARKLGIETVCIAQRDRVPVFLKPLIDQFHLVDEENSALYLNAETMIRIAKENNCDGIHPGFGFLSENASFAAAVSAAGLAWIGPKSDAIEAMASKSAARELAQKAGVPCVPGIQGIDISQSEAPLVQFVESAGLPVLIKAALGGGGKGMRVVRSQDELIPAMQRASSEALNSFGDGSLIVEKFLENPRHVEVQILGDHHGNVVSVGDRDCSVQRRHQKVIEEAPAPFLHPETRRKMHEAAIRLAKEVGYSSAGTVEFLVEGSDAESEQGFYFLEMNTRLQVEHPVSEEVFQTDLVAWQLKVAMGETVVGQIPANSRGHSIEVRIYAEDPSNDFFPAPGPVYGFEPFQHAHVRWEIGLDPIDEVSPNFDPMVAKLVTTGETRLDAIRYMKMALDKTVFCGPIHNMEFISEIMADEIFLKTVMGTRYIEERREDLLGLMARKRASKQDLADRVLIQLAKSPLESQEICQVTRNAFQTHSGEQVKLSPSLHFTCSSFPPKSVEIGTGEGILASQTVRFQYAKTLAPEGQFVFCKIDGQGFQRQIPREDSPVGKSAEQENAIVAPVPGKVIKVLTSNDAEVKAKQTVVILESMKMEFEVQANKDARIKEVVVKEGQQVNADELLINLA, encoded by the coding sequence ATGACTCAGATTAAACGTCTATTCATCGCTAACCGTGGGGAAATCGCTAGGCGGATCGCCCAAACGGCACGCAAGCTCGGGATCGAAACCGTATGCATTGCTCAGCGGGACAGGGTACCCGTATTCCTCAAACCATTGATCGATCAGTTTCATTTGGTAGATGAGGAGAACTCCGCTCTATACCTCAATGCTGAGACGATGATTCGCATCGCCAAGGAAAACAATTGTGATGGAATTCATCCTGGCTTTGGCTTTTTATCAGAAAATGCAAGTTTTGCAGCTGCGGTGAGCGCAGCTGGCTTAGCTTGGATCGGGCCAAAGTCAGATGCGATCGAGGCCATGGCTTCCAAGTCTGCCGCTCGTGAGCTAGCTCAGAAAGCTGGAGTCCCCTGCGTTCCAGGAATTCAGGGGATTGATATTAGCCAGTCGGAAGCTCCCCTAGTTCAGTTTGTGGAGTCTGCCGGCCTGCCCGTCCTGATTAAAGCAGCTCTCGGCGGCGGCGGTAAGGGCATGCGAGTGGTCCGATCTCAGGACGAGCTTATTCCTGCTATGCAACGGGCCAGTTCAGAAGCGCTCAACTCCTTCGGTGACGGCAGCCTGATCGTTGAAAAATTCCTGGAAAACCCCCGTCATGTTGAAGTCCAGATTCTTGGTGATCACCACGGCAACGTGGTAAGCGTCGGCGATCGCGACTGCTCGGTACAAAGACGCCATCAGAAGGTGATCGAAGAAGCTCCAGCGCCGTTTCTTCACCCCGAAACCAGGCGTAAGATGCATGAGGCCGCCATTAGGCTTGCCAAAGAAGTCGGGTATAGTTCTGCAGGTACGGTGGAGTTTTTAGTAGAAGGCTCCGACGCTGAAAGTGAGCAGGGCTTTTACTTCTTGGAGATGAACACTCGCTTGCAGGTAGAGCACCCTGTATCCGAAGAAGTTTTTCAAACAGATCTTGTCGCGTGGCAGCTTAAAGTAGCAATGGGAGAAACTGTTGTAGGCCAGATTCCTGCAAATTCCCGTGGCCACAGTATCGAGGTAAGAATCTACGCCGAAGACCCCAGCAACGACTTTTTTCCAGCCCCAGGACCAGTCTATGGTTTTGAACCATTCCAACATGCTCATGTCCGCTGGGAGATTGGCCTCGACCCGATTGATGAAGTAAGCCCCAATTTTGACCCGATGGTTGCCAAGCTTGTCACTACCGGGGAAACCCGCTTGGATGCAATTCGGTATATGAAGATGGCTCTGGATAAGACCGTCTTTTGTGGGCCAATCCACAACATGGAGTTTATTTCAGAGATCATGGCCGACGAGATCTTTCTGAAAACTGTTATGGGAACTCGCTATATCGAAGAAAGGCGCGAAGACTTACTGGGGCTGATGGCACGCAAACGAGCCAGCAAACAGGATTTAGCAGATCGTGTGTTGATTCAGTTGGCGAAGTCTCCCCTAGAAAGCCAAGAAATTTGCCAGGTGACTCGCAATGCCTTTCAAACTCATAGCGGTGAGCAAGTAAAATTAAGCCCCAGCTTGCATTTTACCTGCTCCAGCTTTCCTCCCAAATCCGTAGAAATTGGTACTGGAGAAGGCATCCTAGCTAGCCAAACTGTCCGGTTTCAGTATGCTAAGACTCTTGCTCCAGAGGGGCAGTTCGTCTTCTGCAAGATTGACGGTCAAGGATTTCAAAGGCAAATTCCTAGAGAAGATAGCCCCGTTGGTAAGTCGGCAGAACAGGAAAACGCTATTGTCGCACCGGTACCGGGCAAAGTGATAAAGGTTTTAACCTCAAATGACGCTGAGGTAAAAGCAAAGCAAACTGTGGTCATTTTGGAGTCCATGAAGATGGAGTTTGAAGTTCAGGCCAACAAAGACGCAAGGATTAAAGAAGTTGTTGTTAAAGAGGGCCAGCAAGTTAATGCTGATGAACTTTTAATCAATCTTGCTTAG